In Pseudomonas glycinae, the DNA window ATTCACCGGACTGTCGGGCGGGTACCTGAGGCTTATCGGTCATGGCTTCTGCTCACTCAAAGACGCACTTGTCCTTCGTATACGCGCACTGCCGGGCCGGTCATCAACACCGGTTGGCCGGGGCCTGCCCACTCTATGGACAGACGCCCGCCCGGCAGGTCGATCAACAGTGGCGAATCCATCCACCCCTGACTGATCGCCGCTACAGCAGCAGCGCAGGCACCGGTGCCGCAGGCCTGGGTTTCCCCGGCGCCGCGCTCCCACACGCGCAGTTGCGCGCGATGGCGGTCGATGACCTGGAGAAAGCCGACATTGACCCGCGCCGGAAAGCGCGGATGGTGTTCGATTTTCGGCCCCAGTTCATGCACCGGTGCAGTGTTGATATCGCTGACCCGCAGCACCGCATGGGGGTTGCCCATGGACACCGCCGCCAGATCGACCGGCGTACCGTCGACATCGACCTGATAACTCAGGGCCTGCTCCGGCGCCTGGAACGGGATGTCCGCCGGCACCAGGCGCGGGGCGCCCATGTTCACGCCGATCTGGCCGTCGTTACGCACGTCCAGTTCGATGATGCCGCCCTTGGTCTCGACGCGGATCTGCCGTTTGGCGGTCAGGCGTTTGTCGAGCACGAAGCGTGCGAAGCAGCGCGCACCGTTGCCGCACTGCTCCACTTCGGAACCGTCGGAGTTGAAGATCCGGTAACGGAAATCCACATCCGGGTTGCTCGGCGCTTCGACGATCAGCAACTGGTCGAAACCGATGCCGGTGTGCCGGTCGCCCCACATTTTCGCGTGCTTGGGCTGAATATGCGCGTGCTGACTGACCAGGTCGAGAACCATGAAGTCGTTGCCCAGGCCATGCATCTTGGTAAAACGCAGCAGCATGGGGTCACTCCGGCAGCAGGCTTTCGCCGGCAAACAGCTCGGCCACGGTTTCGCGGCGACGCACTTCAAAGGCCTGATCGCCATCCACCAGCACTTCGGCGGCGCGGCCGCGGGTGTTGTAGTTGGAGCTCATCACGAAACCGTAGGCGCCGGCCGAATGCACGGCCAGCAGATCGCCTTCTTCCAGCGCCAGTTCGCGATCCTTGGCAAGGAAGTCGCCGGTTTCGCAGATCGGGCCGACCACGTCGTACTTGCGTGCAGCGGTCTCGCGTGGCTTGACCGGGGTCGCGTCCATCCAGGCCTGGTACAGCGCCGGGCGGATCAGGTCGTTCATGGCCGCGTCGACGATGGCGAAGTCTTTGTGCTCGGTGTGCTTGAGGTACTCGACCTGAGTCAGCAGCACGCCGGCGTTGGCGACGATGAAGCGGCCCGGTTCGAACACCAGCGCCAGATCACGACCGACCAGGCGCTCGCGCACAGCCTTGATGTAATCGGCGGCCAATGGCGGCTCTTCATCGCGATAACGCACACCCAGGCCGCCACCGAGATCGA includes these proteins:
- the dapF gene encoding diaminopimelate epimerase yields the protein MLLRFTKMHGLGNDFMVLDLVSQHAHIQPKHAKMWGDRHTGIGFDQLLIVEAPSNPDVDFRYRIFNSDGSEVEQCGNGARCFARFVLDKRLTAKRQIRVETKGGIIELDVRNDGQIGVNMGAPRLVPADIPFQAPEQALSYQVDVDGTPVDLAAVSMGNPHAVLRVSDINTAPVHELGPKIEHHPRFPARVNVGFLQVIDRHRAQLRVWERGAGETQACGTGACAAAVAAISQGWMDSPLLIDLPGGRLSIEWAGPGQPVLMTGPAVRVYEGQVRL